One region of Streptomyces subrutilus genomic DNA includes:
- a CDS encoding SpoIIE family protein phosphatase codes for MRTEDVLAAIATGLWRWDNASGTVTLDGEAARLLGLPADPVVLPEVAVRSRFHPVDWNEINGIITLAVAEGTLAEARLRIMDEDGRGLRTVRSRSKPVENLTADGRVDYELIGTIQEIAEPQPGTTAVHTPITGDWRRSREAFLLDAGRALAEARSTEEVLRVAASLSMPGFSPDGLAVFGVAGDRLSIIGHHGHDVGDEAPFADMRLDTDYPAAEVVRTGRAIYLPSPEDYKRRFPATWPLAQRFGRASWAFLPLIVAGRTMGAWMAAFKHPVSFSPDERSVLTTVARMLAQALQRAGVAESERELTTGLQRSMMPQLGPEIPGMRLAARYVPTGGGLQVGGDWYDVIPLPSGRFALVIGDVQGHDVRAAGLMGQLRIAVRAYASEGHRPDAVLSRASRFLAGLGSSQDSDDDEDPDFRSPRFATCLYVECDPRTGLLEVARAGHPDPAIRMPDGTVLMRPTAGGLPLGIVPDTDYPTTRFTLEPGETMMLCTDGLIETGGHDLDTGWARLRAILESDTHGAESLEKLADLLVQAVHGPSSHHTTGPLADRREDDIAVVLLCREGDGAGCGPAPRHPVRPARRTMLTVAQAEPERIAGARRQIRELLHDWADADQVDSAVLMVSEMVTNVLTHTDGDALLVAEAVGELGERRLRVDVADASDELPHKRQPGEMASSGRGVLLMEMLADSWGVDPRGEGKSIWFELQERSKRPDS; via the coding sequence GTGCGCACCGAGGACGTCCTGGCCGCGATCGCGACGGGTCTGTGGCGATGGGACAACGCCTCCGGGACGGTCACGCTCGATGGCGAGGCCGCCCGGCTCCTCGGGCTGCCCGCCGACCCGGTGGTGCTGCCGGAGGTCGCCGTGCGCTCGCGGTTCCACCCGGTGGACTGGAACGAGATCAACGGCATCATCACGCTGGCCGTCGCCGAGGGCACGCTCGCCGAGGCCCGGCTGCGGATCATGGACGAGGACGGACGGGGCCTGCGGACCGTGCGCAGCCGCTCCAAACCGGTGGAGAACCTCACCGCCGACGGCCGCGTCGACTACGAGCTGATCGGCACCATCCAGGAGATCGCCGAGCCGCAGCCCGGCACCACCGCCGTGCACACCCCGATCACCGGGGACTGGCGGCGCTCCCGCGAGGCCTTCCTGCTGGACGCCGGCCGCGCGCTGGCCGAGGCCCGCTCCACCGAGGAGGTGCTGCGGGTCGCGGCCTCCCTGTCCATGCCCGGCTTCAGCCCCGACGGACTGGCCGTCTTCGGCGTGGCCGGCGACCGGCTGTCGATCATCGGGCACCACGGGCACGACGTCGGGGACGAGGCCCCCTTCGCGGACATGCGGCTGGACACGGACTACCCGGCCGCCGAGGTCGTCCGCACCGGACGGGCGATCTACCTCCCCAGCCCCGAGGACTACAAACGGCGCTTCCCGGCCACCTGGCCGCTCGCGCAGCGCTTCGGGCGGGCGTCCTGGGCCTTCCTGCCCCTGATCGTCGCCGGGCGCACCATGGGGGCCTGGATGGCCGCCTTCAAGCACCCGGTGTCCTTCTCCCCCGACGAGCGGTCCGTCCTGACCACCGTGGCCCGGATGCTCGCCCAGGCCCTCCAGCGCGCCGGGGTGGCCGAATCCGAGCGGGAACTCACCACCGGCCTCCAGCGGTCGATGATGCCCCAGCTCGGCCCCGAGATCCCCGGCATGCGGCTCGCCGCCCGGTACGTCCCGACCGGCGGCGGGCTCCAGGTCGGCGGCGACTGGTACGACGTGATCCCGCTGCCCTCGGGACGGTTCGCCCTGGTCATCGGCGATGTCCAGGGCCATGACGTGCGCGCCGCCGGGCTGATGGGCCAGCTGCGGATCGCGGTGCGGGCGTACGCCTCGGAGGGCCACCGGCCCGACGCGGTGCTCTCCCGCGCCTCCCGCTTCCTCGCCGGGCTGGGCTCCTCGCAGGACTCCGACGATGACGAGGACCCGGACTTCCGGAGCCCCCGGTTCGCGACCTGCCTGTACGTGGAGTGCGATCCGCGGACCGGCCTGCTGGAGGTGGCCCGCGCCGGCCACCCCGACCCCGCGATCCGGATGCCCGACGGCACCGTCCTGATGCGCCCCACCGCGGGCGGGCTCCCCCTCGGCATCGTCCCCGACACCGACTACCCCACGACCCGGTTCACCCTGGAACCCGGCGAGACGATGATGCTGTGCACCGACGGGCTCATCGAGACCGGCGGGCACGACCTCGACACCGGCTGGGCGCGGCTGCGCGCGATCCTGGAGTCCGACACGCACGGCGCGGAGTCGCTGGAGAAGCTCGCCGACCTGCTCGTCCAGGCCGTGCACGGCCCGTCCTCGCACCACACCACCGGGCCGCTGGCCGACCGCCGCGAGGACGACATAGCCGTCGTACTGCTGTGCCGCGAGGGCGACGGCGCCGGCTGCGGCCCCGCGCCGCGGCACCCGGTCCGTCCGGCGCGCCGCACGATGCTGACCGTGGCCCAGGCCGAACCGGAGCGGATCGCGGGCGCCCGGCGGCAGATCCGGGAGCTGCTGCACGACTGGGCGGACGCCGACCAGGTGGACTCGGCGGTGCTGATGGTCTCCGAGATGGTGACGAACGTGCTCACGCACACCGACGGCGACGCGCTGCTGGTCGCCGAGGCGGTGGGCGAGCTGGGCGAGCGCCGGTTGCGCGTCGACGTCGCGGACGCCAGCGACGAGCTCCCGCACAAGCGGCAGCCGGGCGAGATGGCCTCCAGCGGCCGCGGGGTGCTGCTGATGGAGATGCTGGCCGACTCCTGGGGCGTGGACCCGCGCGGCGAGGGCAAGTCCATCTGGTTCGAGCTCCAGGAGCGCTCCAAGCGGCCCGACTCCTGA
- a CDS encoding ATP-binding protein, with protein sequence MNGLTIRLLATPGAVPLARHAVREHLGSDASPDAELCVSELLANVIAHVGDGTPVTLRITGRATRTRVELTDPDPRAWPVLRQTGAAEESGRGLALLDAVALRWGVTQDARTKTVWCELDPGHSRPGRVAVITGG encoded by the coding sequence GTGAACGGGCTCACCATCCGGCTGCTCGCCACCCCCGGGGCCGTCCCGCTGGCCCGTCACGCCGTGCGCGAGCACCTCGGCTCCGACGCCTCCCCGGACGCGGAGCTGTGCGTCAGCGAGCTGCTGGCCAATGTGATCGCCCACGTCGGCGACGGCACCCCCGTCACCCTGCGGATCACCGGAAGGGCAACCCGTACGCGGGTCGAGCTCACCGATCCCGATCCGCGCGCGTGGCCCGTACTGCGGCAGACCGGGGCAGCCGAGGAGTCGGGGCGCGGGCTCGCCCTGCTCGACGCCGTGGCCCTGCGGTGGGGGGTCACCCAGGATGCCCGGACCAAGACCGTCTGGTGCGAGCTTGACCCTGGTCACAGTCGGCCCGGAAGGGTTGCCGTTATTACCGGTGGGTAG
- a CDS encoding SseB family protein: MYGYDQNPGAQQQYAPQQPAQGYAQAPPLYPEPSPPSLADAVRAFTTGSLSAEDFQQIFAGSKVYCPRGDTPGFLALHNTQQPVIPMFTTLKELRRYAGKESKYFVITGAEVIDLLPTGYGFVLDMEGDHRMVFDAKAVEQMVDFAMRRMYG; the protein is encoded by the coding sequence ATGTACGGCTACGACCAGAACCCGGGCGCCCAGCAGCAGTACGCCCCGCAGCAGCCCGCGCAGGGCTACGCGCAGGCGCCGCCGCTGTACCCCGAGCCGTCCCCGCCCTCGCTCGCGGACGCGGTACGGGCCTTCACCACCGGGTCGCTGTCCGCCGAGGACTTCCAGCAGATCTTCGCCGGCTCGAAGGTCTACTGCCCGCGCGGCGACACCCCGGGTTTCCTGGCCCTGCACAACACGCAGCAGCCGGTCATCCCGATGTTCACCACGCTCAAGGAGCTGCGTCGGTACGCCGGCAAGGAGTCCAAGTACTTCGTGATCACCGGCGCGGAGGTGATCGACCTGCTGCCCACCGGCTACGGCTTCGTCCTCGACATGGAGGGCGACCACCGGATGGTCTTCGACGCGAAGGCGGTCGAGCAGATGGTCGACTTCGCGATGCGCCGCATGTACGGCTGA
- a CDS encoding pirin family protein has translation MPAVTVENPLTLPRVAEPTAVVPRKVLAVTTAPGGFEGEGFPVRRAFAGINYQYLDPFIMMDQMGEVEYAPGEPKGTPWHPHRGFETVTYLIDGTFVHQDSNGGGGVINGGDTQWMTAGSGLLHIEAPPESLVVSGGLFHGLQLWVNLPASDKMMPPRYQDIGGGQVQLLTTPDGGSLLRVIAGELDGHEGPGITHTPITMIHATVTPGAQITLPWREDFNALAYVLAGRGSVGEDRRPLHTGQTAVFGEGGSLTVRADESQDSNAPVLEVVLLGGRPIREPMAHYGPFVMNSRHELQQAFDDFQAGRLGTVPTTARERTKSAEQHS, from the coding sequence ATGCCCGCAGTGACTGTTGAGAATCCGTTGACGCTCCCGCGCGTGGCCGAGCCGACCGCGGTCGTCCCGCGCAAGGTGCTGGCCGTCACCACCGCTCCCGGTGGGTTCGAGGGTGAGGGATTCCCGGTGCGCCGCGCGTTCGCGGGGATCAACTACCAGTACCTCGACCCGTTCATCATGATGGACCAGATGGGCGAGGTGGAGTACGCCCCGGGCGAGCCCAAGGGCACCCCGTGGCACCCGCACCGCGGCTTCGAGACCGTGACCTACCTGATCGACGGAACCTTCGTCCACCAGGACAGCAACGGCGGCGGCGGAGTCATCAACGGCGGCGACACGCAGTGGATGACCGCCGGCTCGGGCCTGCTGCACATCGAGGCCCCGCCGGAGTCCCTCGTCGTGTCCGGCGGGCTGTTCCACGGCCTCCAGCTGTGGGTGAACCTCCCGGCGTCCGACAAGATGATGCCCCCGCGCTACCAGGACATCGGCGGCGGCCAGGTCCAGCTGCTGACCACCCCGGACGGCGGCTCGCTGCTCCGCGTGATCGCGGGCGAGCTGGACGGCCACGAGGGCCCCGGCATCACCCACACCCCGATCACGATGATCCACGCGACCGTCACCCCGGGCGCGCAGATCACCCTGCCGTGGCGCGAGGACTTCAACGCCCTGGCGTACGTCCTGGCCGGGCGCGGCTCGGTCGGCGAGGACCGCCGGCCGCTCCACACCGGGCAGACGGCCGTCTTCGGCGAGGGCGGCTCGCTCACGGTGCGGGCGGACGAGTCCCAGGACTCCAACGCCCCGGTCCTCGAGGTCGTCCTCCTCGGCGGCCGCCCGATCCGCGAGCCGATGGCGCACTACGGGCCGTTCGTCATGAACAGCCGACACGAGCTCCAGCAGGCCTTCGACGACTTCCAGGCCGGCCGGCTGGGCACCGTCCCGACCACCGCCCGGGAGCGGACCAAGTCGGCGGAGCAGCACTCCTAG
- a CDS encoding LppU/SCO3897 family protein produces the protein MSSQEVDVTITPQQAAHGVILTVTLPTGPARLRIPSGTRDGELVRVRAGGGEVPVRVRVSAPGQTPSARPAAAGPGPAQTVPIPTPTPAQPARPGSGNPFATPTQQVPAGSGNPFATQPAGPGGGNPFAAAPVPPRRTGGGKPAALGCLVVGGLIAAVLVAVAATGSGDNADSKASGSATPSYSAGPEPSYSSYSPSYSPSYAPATPTHSAPAEEPEPTQEAAPTPYDRGTCLNGTLPDSTTAQRVDDVEEVPCSAADAHYRVIGSIPMTSDMDRCEDYPKTQYAFSHRYTLNGAVINQYVYCLVGLGSYARD, from the coding sequence GTGTCTTCGCAGGAAGTCGACGTAACGATCACTCCGCAGCAGGCGGCCCACGGGGTGATCCTCACCGTCACGCTCCCGACCGGCCCGGCCCGGCTGCGCATCCCGTCCGGCACCCGGGACGGCGAGCTCGTCCGCGTGCGGGCCGGCGGCGGCGAGGTGCCCGTGCGGGTCCGCGTGTCGGCGCCCGGGCAGACCCCGTCCGCCCGTCCGGCGGCTGCCGGGCCCGGGCCGGCGCAGACCGTCCCCATCCCGACGCCGACGCCGGCGCAGCCGGCCCGGCCGGGCAGCGGGAACCCCTTCGCGACGCCCACGCAGCAGGTACCGGCGGGCAGCGGGAACCCCTTCGCGACGCAGCCGGCCGGGCCGGGCGGCGGCAACCCGTTCGCCGCCGCGCCGGTCCCGCCGCGCCGGACCGGCGGCGGCAAGCCCGCGGCCCTGGGGTGCCTGGTGGTGGGCGGCCTCATCGCGGCCGTGCTCGTCGCCGTCGCCGCGACCGGCTCCGGGGACAACGCCGACAGCAAGGCCTCCGGCTCCGCGACACCGAGCTACTCGGCGGGCCCCGAGCCCTCGTACTCGTCCTACAGCCCGTCCTACAGCCCGTCCTACGCCCCGGCGACGCCGACCCACAGCGCCCCGGCCGAGGAGCCCGAGCCGACGCAGGAGGCCGCACCCACCCCGTACGACCGTGGCACCTGCCTCAACGGCACCCTGCCGGACTCGACGACGGCGCAGCGCGTCGACGACGTGGAGGAGGTGCCCTGCTCGGCCGCCGACGCCCACTACCGGGTGATCGGGAGCATCCCCATGACCTCCGACATGGACCGCTGCGAGGACTACCCGAAGACGCAGTACGCCTTCTCCCACCGCTACACCCTCAACGGCGCCGTCATCAACCAGTACGTCTACTGCCTGGTCGGCCTGGGTTCCTACGCACGCGACTAG
- a CDS encoding peptidoglycan-binding protein has translation MKHEEEAAPEEAEPTGAVGEADASSSLGSRRRILIWVVAGAVALTGAGVVVATTVRSPSQVAADAAPPPASVLADRVERRVLTSSVVVRGTVTAEQTLTVTPGAGTGAAAGAKPVVTRVNKQPGTAVQAGEVLLEVSGRPVFALAGALPVYRDLKPGATGKDVGQLQQGLRALGHPTGADPAGTYGSGTKAAVTAFYTALGYAPRPADPADAENVRAAEDAADTAERQVTTAKNALKKAKEGGGDASEAQLQLTFAQQDLSKATSRLGAARAAAGPMVPADELLFVKGFPARVDAVKASVGEPVPESLLSVSAGAPVIRASLPAHQKDLVKPGMKVQLLSEATGLSATATVESVAADPTSAAAGTAPTGGAGQAAPDTPQNPGGYALTVKPDQALDNQLTGQGVRLTVTAASSGEPVLIVPLSAVSAGADGRTTVTVLGKDPRAQGDRRRVEVRAGMSADGMVQVDPVGGGALADGDRVLVAQARP, from the coding sequence GTGAAACATGAAGAGGAGGCCGCTCCCGAGGAGGCCGAGCCGACCGGCGCCGTCGGCGAGGCGGACGCGTCGTCCTCGCTCGGCAGCCGCCGCCGCATCCTGATCTGGGTCGTCGCCGGCGCGGTCGCGCTCACCGGGGCCGGGGTGGTCGTCGCCACCACCGTCCGCTCCCCCTCGCAGGTCGCCGCCGACGCCGCGCCGCCGCCCGCCTCCGTACTCGCCGACCGGGTGGAACGGCGGGTGCTCACCTCGTCGGTGGTCGTACGCGGCACCGTGACCGCCGAGCAGACCCTGACCGTCACGCCCGGCGCGGGCACCGGGGCCGCGGCAGGCGCGAAGCCCGTGGTCACCCGGGTCAACAAGCAGCCCGGTACGGCCGTGCAGGCCGGCGAGGTACTCCTGGAGGTCTCGGGGCGGCCCGTGTTCGCGCTGGCCGGTGCGCTGCCCGTGTACCGGGACCTGAAGCCCGGCGCCACCGGCAAGGACGTGGGACAGCTCCAGCAGGGGCTGAGGGCGCTGGGGCACCCCACCGGCGCGGACCCGGCCGGCACCTACGGCTCCGGGACCAAGGCGGCGGTCACCGCCTTCTACACCGCGCTCGGATACGCCCCGCGGCCCGCCGATCCGGCCGACGCGGAGAACGTACGGGCGGCCGAGGACGCGGCGGACACGGCCGAACGGCAGGTCACCACGGCGAAGAACGCCCTGAAGAAGGCCAAGGAAGGCGGCGGCGACGCCTCGGAGGCCCAACTGCAGCTCACCTTCGCCCAGCAGGACCTGTCCAAGGCCACGTCCCGGCTGGGCGCGGCCCGGGCGGCGGCCGGCCCCATGGTCCCGGCCGACGAGCTGCTCTTCGTCAAGGGCTTCCCCGCGCGGGTGGACGCGGTGAAGGCATCGGTCGGCGAGCCCGTCCCGGAGTCCCTGCTGAGCGTCTCGGCGGGCGCCCCGGTCATCCGGGCCTCCCTCCCGGCCCACCAGAAGGACCTCGTGAAACCGGGGATGAAGGTCCAGCTGCTGTCCGAGGCCACCGGCCTGAGCGCCACCGCCACGGTCGAGTCGGTGGCCGCCGACCCCACCTCGGCGGCGGCCGGGACCGCCCCGACGGGCGGCGCCGGCCAGGCCGCCCCCGACACCCCGCAGAATCCCGGCGGGTACGCCCTGACGGTCAAACCCGACCAGGCCCTCGACAACCAGCTCACCGGGCAGGGCGTACGGCTCACCGTGACCGCCGCCTCCTCGGGGGAGCCCGTGCTGATCGTGCCGCTGTCCGCCGTCTCGGCGGGCGCGGACGGCCGGACCACCGTCACGGTGCTCGGCAAGGATCCGCGGGCCCAGGGGGACCGGCGCCGGGTCGAGGTCCGGGCCGGGATGTCCGCCGACGGGATGGTCCAGGTCGATCCCGTCGGCGGGGGCGCGCTCGCCGACGGCGACCGGGTGCTGGTCGCCCAGGCGAGGCCATGA
- a CDS encoding DUF397 domain-containing protein encodes MGTSATDVSKAVWRTSSYTNGENGDCVEVADGLVGVVPVRDSTRRDGPVLVMSAAAWAPFVAGLKAR; translated from the coding sequence ATGGGAACCAGCGCGACTGATGTCAGCAAGGCCGTCTGGCGGACGAGCAGCTACACCAACGGCGAAAACGGTGACTGCGTCGAGGTGGCCGACGGGCTCGTGGGGGTCGTCCCCGTCCGGGACTCCACGCGGCGCGACGGCCCCGTCCTCGTCATGTCGGCGGCGGCCTGGGCCCCCTTCGTCGCGGGGCTGAAAGCCCGCTGA
- a CDS encoding ABC transporter permease, with amino-acid sequence MRWNRKDTGAAAGITPSRFSPRDLLAEALAGMLQRPARSALTGLGTVLGVGTFVAILGLTATASSQIDSRFNAMTATEVGVEDTAGRGDPQLAQQVPNAFPADADARAGALNGVTAAGVFWPVPLGGSTVRSAPVAGATGERIPVVAASPGMLRAAGLALGSGRGFDDFHDGRAEQVAVVGSAMAARLGITTLESRPAVFIGDHPFTVIGIATGADRKADLLLSVVVPRRTAEKLWGPPDNSQRARMLVVTELGAARQVAGELPPALRPDHPDWLGPVPPPDPRSLRSGVTTDLDQLFLLLAAICLVIGAVGIANTTLVAVLERTGEIGLRRALGARGRHIMVQFLAESAAQGAVGGLVGTSLGTLTVVAVSALRDWTPVMSPATVAVAPLIGLVTGVLAGLYPAWRASRTEPAEALRR; translated from the coding sequence GTGAGGTGGAATCGGAAGGACACCGGCGCCGCGGCCGGCATCACTCCCTCCCGGTTCTCGCCGCGCGACCTGCTCGCCGAGGCACTCGCCGGAATGCTCCAGCGGCCCGCCCGCTCCGCCCTCACCGGCCTCGGCACGGTGCTGGGCGTGGGCACCTTCGTGGCGATCCTGGGCCTCACGGCCACCGCCTCCTCGCAGATCGACAGCCGGTTCAACGCCATGACGGCCACGGAGGTCGGGGTCGAGGACACGGCGGGCCGCGGCGATCCGCAGCTCGCGCAGCAGGTGCCGAACGCCTTCCCCGCCGACGCGGACGCCCGCGCGGGGGCCCTGAACGGGGTCACGGCCGCCGGGGTGTTCTGGCCGGTCCCGCTCGGCGGCAGCACCGTACGGTCGGCCCCGGTGGCCGGGGCCACAGGCGAGCGGATCCCGGTGGTCGCCGCCTCCCCCGGCATGCTGCGCGCGGCAGGGCTGGCCCTCGGCTCCGGGCGGGGCTTCGACGACTTCCACGACGGGCGCGCCGAACAGGTGGCGGTGGTGGGCTCGGCGATGGCCGCCCGCCTGGGCATCACCACGCTCGAGAGCCGCCCGGCGGTGTTCATCGGCGACCACCCGTTCACCGTGATCGGCATCGCCACGGGCGCCGACCGCAAAGCGGACCTGCTGCTGTCGGTGGTGGTGCCCCGGCGGACCGCCGAGAAGCTGTGGGGGCCGCCGGACAACTCCCAGCGGGCCCGGATGCTGGTGGTGACCGAGCTGGGCGCGGCCCGCCAGGTGGCCGGGGAGCTGCCGCCCGCCCTGCGCCCGGACCATCCCGACTGGCTGGGGCCCGTACCGCCGCCCGATCCGCGGTCCCTGCGATCGGGGGTCACCACCGACCTGGACCAACTGTTCCTGCTGCTGGCCGCGATCTGCCTGGTCATCGGCGCGGTGGGGATCGCCAACACCACGCTGGTGGCCGTGCTGGAGCGGACCGGGGAGATCGGCCTGCGCCGGGCCCTCGGTGCGCGCGGCCGGCACATCATGGTCCAGTTCCTGGCCGAGTCCGCCGCCCAGGGCGCCGTGGGCGGCCTGGTCGGCACCTCGCTCGGCACGCTCACCGTCGTCGCGGTGTCGGCCCTGCGCGACTGGACCCCGGTGATGTCGCCCGCCACCGTCGCCGTGGCGCCGCTGATCGGGCTGGTCACCGGGGTCCTGGCCGGGCTCTACCCGGCATGGCGGGCCTCGCGCACCGAACCGGCGGAGGCCCTGCGCCGCTAG
- a CDS encoding ABC transporter ATP-binding protein, producing MTGAGLPPVVRFEGVGLTYPGPPPVHALRPCELTVERGEYVTVVGPSGSGKSTFLNVAGLIDAPTGGRYLLDGIDTGALRDRDRTALRGQRIGFVFQSFHLLAHRSALENVLLAMVYNGVARAERAERARTALDRVGLGHRTGHLPTRMSGGERQRVAIARALVAGPSLLLCDEPTGNLDTATADSVLALLDELHADGLTLLVITHDPRVAARGRRTVSIRDGMLGEVVRR from the coding sequence ATGACCGGTGCCGGCCTCCCCCCGGTCGTCCGCTTCGAGGGCGTCGGGCTCACCTACCCCGGCCCGCCGCCGGTCCACGCGCTGCGCCCCTGCGAACTGACCGTGGAGCGCGGCGAGTACGTCACGGTCGTGGGCCCCTCCGGCTCCGGGAAGTCGACCTTCCTGAACGTCGCCGGGCTCATCGACGCCCCCACCGGCGGCCGGTACCTGCTGGACGGCATCGACACCGGCGCCCTGCGCGACCGCGACCGGACCGCCCTGCGCGGGCAGCGCATCGGCTTCGTCTTCCAGTCCTTCCACCTCCTGGCGCACCGCAGCGCCCTGGAGAACGTGCTCCTGGCCATGGTCTACAACGGCGTCGCGCGGGCGGAGCGCGCCGAGCGGGCCCGTACCGCGCTCGACCGGGTCGGCCTCGGACACCGCACCGGCCACCTGCCGACCCGGATGTCCGGCGGTGAGCGCCAGCGCGTGGCCATCGCCCGCGCCCTGGTCGCCGGACCCTCGCTGCTGCTGTGCGACGAGCCGACCGGCAACCTGGACACCGCCACGGCCGACTCCGTGCTGGCCCTGCTGGACGAACTGCACGCCGACGGGCTGACCCTGCTGGTCATCACGCACGATCCGCGGGTGGCCGCGCGGGGCCGGCGGACCGTGTCCATCCGCGACGGGATGCTGGGCGAGGTCGTCCGCCGATGA
- a CDS encoding helix-turn-helix domain-containing protein, whose protein sequence is MSVPALYGKELRWKREAAGLTLQQTVEESFYGVSYLSEIERGQRRMPMDLARHVDRVLGTDGFFERRCEDARNARRGVHAEYFAPVAEMEKRARSIEEWGPALIPGLLHTAPYTRAIAHVTHPLDLAEEVDVKVRNRLQRGRLFDDPQRPEYWVILHEPLLRSPLLPPREMADQLDHVAALGRRRRIVPQVLPWNAPLSPFMAHSMKLMEFDDEPPVMYTEGPYHGQLIDDPAVVKRYGKAYDRLRAAALSSEASLAMIETTAEDLRNGNQRD, encoded by the coding sequence GTGAGCGTTCCGGCCCTCTACGGCAAGGAACTGCGCTGGAAGCGGGAAGCGGCAGGCCTCACCCTTCAGCAGACGGTGGAGGAGAGCTTCTACGGCGTCAGCTACTTGAGCGAGATCGAGCGCGGCCAGCGGCGCATGCCGATGGATCTGGCGAGACACGTGGACCGGGTGCTGGGGACGGACGGCTTCTTCGAGCGGCGCTGCGAGGACGCCCGGAACGCCCGGCGGGGTGTGCACGCCGAGTACTTCGCGCCGGTCGCCGAGATGGAGAAGCGGGCGCGGTCCATTGAGGAGTGGGGTCCCGCGCTCATCCCCGGACTGCTGCACACGGCGCCTTACACCCGGGCGATCGCTCACGTCACGCACCCGCTGGACCTGGCGGAAGAGGTGGATGTGAAGGTGCGCAACCGCCTGCAGCGGGGACGTCTCTTCGATGACCCGCAACGCCCCGAGTACTGGGTGATCCTGCACGAGCCCTTGCTCCGGAGCCCCTTGCTGCCGCCCCGCGAGATGGCGGACCAACTGGACCACGTCGCAGCACTGGGGCGGCGTCGCCGGATCGTTCCACAAGTCCTCCCGTGGAACGCGCCCCTCAGCCCCTTCATGGCCCACTCGATGAAGCTGATGGAGTTCGATGACGAGCCACCCGTCATGTACACCGAGGGTCCGTATCACGGCCAACTCATCGACGATCCGGCCGTCGTGAAGCGGTATGGAAAGGCATACGATCGGCTCAGGGCCGCCGCACTGTCGTCCGAGGCGTCCCTCGCCATGATCGAAACCACAGCCGAGGACCTCCGAAATGGGAACCAGCGCGACTGA